The proteins below come from a single Rosa rugosa chromosome 2, drRosRugo1.1, whole genome shotgun sequence genomic window:
- the LOC133731859 gene encoding LRR repeats and ubiquitin-like domain-containing protein At2g30105, with protein METGATGADVSGATTTTTTTISLSVKFSGRTIPITNLSPDSTIKDLKALLQPLTNVLPRGQKLISKGKLLVDAMTLRESEITNGAKIMLMASQGLHQGDGPILKQAQSRPISRDNNADRSDKGKAKKAAVDKNRLERWKATGVIGLSECNLKAIPEEVWGDSRTSARVLDLSNNVIQEVPALIGCMNSLQKLLLDSNDISDDSVSWEALKSLKSLTVLSLNQNRLTRLSSDLGWLPSLRQLHVANNMLSSLPSELRYLPKLEVLKVNNNRITTIPPWIGDLISLIEVDLSSNLLSDLPETFSNLHNLKSLSLSNNGLKSLPSSLFKMCLMLTRLDLHNTEITMDILRQIEGWENFDERRRLKQQKKLDFRVVGSAAFDEGADKS; from the exons ATGGAGACCGGTGCCACCGGCGCTGACGTCAGCGGAgcgaccaccaccaccaccaccaccataagCCTGAGCGTCAAGTTCAGTGGCCGAACCATACCCATCACAAATCTCTCACCGGACTCGACCATCAAGGACCTCAAGGCCCTTCTTCAACCTCTCACCAATGTCCTCCCTCGCGGCCAAAAGCTCATATCCAAAG GGAAGCTTTTGGTGGATGCAATGACGCTGAGGGAGTCTGAGATCACTAATGGGGCCAAGATCATGCTCATGGCTTCTCAGGGTTTGCACCAAGGG GATGGACCTATTCTTAAACAAGCTCAGAGTCGCCCCATTTCTAGAGACAACAATGCTGATAGATCTGATAAAGGAAAGGCGAAAAAAGCTGCTGTTGATAAGAATAGGTTGGAACGATGGAAGGCTACTGGAGTTATAGGACTCAGTGAGTGTAACTTGAAG GCTATTCCCGAGGAAGTCTGGGGGGATTCTAGAACTTCTGCAAGAGTTCTTGACCTCAGCAACAATGTTATTCAAGAAGTACCCGCCTTGATTGGCTGTATGAATTCCTTGCAG AAACTTTTACTCGATTCAAACGATATATCGGATGACTCTGTTAGCTGGGAAGCACTAAAATCTTTAAAGTCTTTAACTGTTCTTTCTCTGAACCAAAACCG TTTAACTAGATTGTCATCGGATCTGGGCTGGTTGCCATCACTAAGGCAACTTCATGTTGCGAACAACATGTTGTCTAGCCTCCCAAGTGAATTGCGATATCTGCCTAAGCTTGAAGTTCTGAAAGTCAACAATAACAG GATCACCACCATTCCTCCATGGATAGGGGACCTTATTTCTCTTATTGAG GTTGATCTTTCATCAAATCTTCTGTCAGATTTGCCCGAGACATTTAGCAATTTGCATAATCTAAAG TCCCTGTCTCTCAGTAATAATGGGCTGAAATCTCTCCCTTCTTCACTATTCAAAATGTGCCTAATGCTCACAAGACTTGACTTGCACAACACAGAAATAACCATGGATATCCTTCGTCAG ATTGAGGGATGGGAAAACTTTGATGAACGCCGTCGCTTGAAGCAACAGAAGAAACTGGATTTTCGTGTTGTGGGCTCTGCTGCATTTGATGAAGGTGCTGATAAAAGCTGA